From a region of the Arachis ipaensis cultivar K30076 chromosome B09, Araip1.1, whole genome shotgun sequence genome:
- the LOC110266962 gene encoding uncharacterized protein LOC110266962 — protein sequence MGPDAFLQLCEKLRATRQVRDTKHVTVEEQVARFLYIIVHNVKTRTVSFFYHRSEETVSRHFHVVLRAIILLEDEFLRQPSASIISPAILHNHRFYPYFKVWTCGERTAKVLKNALSRDDNLKLPREKFYLGDAGFMPKHRLITPYRGVRYHLKEYARRGPENERELFNLRHASLRNVIERSFGVLKKRFAIITSGTEPHYDFKTMIEIVVACCILHNFLMGVDPDPHLIAQVDRELQENNPEEDEVVRYEQDEDYRRGAILRDEIATQMWANYQLGL from the exons ATGGGCCCTGATGCGTTTCTTCAATTGTGTGAGAAATTAAGAGCAACACGTCAAGTGAGGGATACAAAACATGTTACAGTAGAGGAGCAAGTTGCTAGGTTCTtgtatataatagttcataatgTGAAAACTAGAACTGTTTCTTTTTTCTACCACCGGTCTGAAGAAACTGTTAGCCGCCACTTCCATGTTGTGTTACGGGCAATCATTTTATTAGAAGATGAATTCCTTCGACAACCATCTGCATCCATTATTTCTCCGGCGATCCTTCACAATCATAGATTTTATCCTTATTTTAAGGTATGGACAT GTGGGGAAAGAACAGCAAAAGTTCTTAAGAATGCATTATCGAGGGATGATAATCTTAAACTTCCACGAG AAAAATTTTACCTTGGGGATGCTGGATTTATGCCGAAGCATAGATTAATTACCCCATATCGAGGTGTAAGGTATCACTTAAAAGAGTATGCAAGACGTGGCCCAGAAAATGAAAGGGAATTATTTAATCTTCGTCATGCTTCATTGAGAAATGTTATCGAAAGGTCATTTGGAGTTTTAAAGAAAAGATTTGCAATAATCACAAGTGGCACTGAACCACATTATGACTTTAAAACTATGATTGAAATTGTGGTAGCTTGTTGCATATTACATAACTTTTTAATGGGTGTAGATCCTGATCCACATCTCATAGCTCAAGTTGACCGAGAACTACAAGAAAATAATCCAGAAGAGGATGAAGTAGTTCGATATGAACAAGATGAAGACTATAGGCGGGGGGCCATATTAAGGGATGAAATAGCTACTCAAATGTGGGCTAACTATCAATTAGGGCTCTGA